Within uncultured Methanoregula sp., the genomic segment CTATTGAGAACAGAACTCCATCCCCCTTGGATAGTATGGGAAAAACCGGTGTCAGGTGATTACGTGAATTTCAAAAAAGGGGAATGAATACATGGCGACTTCGATAAAAAAATCTGAATGTAAAATAATGTGGGATACTGCCGGTCTTTTCCAACCCGGACAAATTATTACCGGTTCCCACTATGATTCGGTGAAGGAAGATTATGATATCCGGATGAAGGACTGGGTCAGCGACGGTCAGACTGCGGGTGGTGAAGGGATCGTTCATATTTCCGGACGGAAACGGGACTCAATTAAGAGTTTCCTGGAAGAGAAACGATACGGTATCACGTCCGAATATTATCATTACGAGGTCAGGGCACGGGGAAAACGAATTGATCCAACCGTCATTTCGCAAAAGATCCAGGAACTGGGCTTGAAATTCCTCTGGGTTCATGTTATCGGGGAGACCGGTCCCGATAGCGGGTCTGAAAAAATGCGTTCCCGGTGAGTGGCCAACACGGGTAATTTTTTACGGCGCCGGTGATACGGGCCACTCCCGGTTCATGAAGCACATATGGCCGGCACCAGCTGGGTGAGCGGCGCCGGCCCCGGGGGAACCCGGGCATTTTCGCGATAACGGATCCGGGAACGTGAATTCTTCGAATCGTTTTTTTAATCAGGGTCTGGTTGATCCGGATCAGGTTTTCAATCGCGATCATGATCGCGATTAATTTTTTGAAATCAAAGCTTGATTGAAAAAATAAAATCAAAGTCTGATTGAAAATTTTCAATCAAGGTCTGGTTGTGAAAAGTTAACTACTTCTGCATAAGTTTATTTTTCCAATTCACGACGGAGGATGGATCGCGGGTACCATTTTTCAATCAAGGTGTGGTTGAAATTTTTTAATCAGGGTTTAATTGAAAATAAAAAATCAAAGTCTGATTGAAAATTTCAAATCAAGGTTCGATTGATCGGTAAACGGTTTTCAATCGCGATCATGATCGCGATGCATTTTTTTCACGCAAGGTGTGATTCAAAAATGGCAGACCCGTTCAGGTTTTTTTTATGAAAGGCAGGCATTTTGCGTGCAGGGTCTCGCATTAGTAACTTCCCAAAAAAGAAACTGGCTTTATAAAATGGTAAAAAACCGGAAAACTTACTCTTCCGGCTTCTGTGCAAACTTCTTCCAGACCTGTTCGCGGTAAACGGGTCCGCTGTTGTAGGTACAGAAGGGAATCAGTTTGCCATCGGGAGTTGCATAGTGGATGCAGCAGCGCTGGACCCGTTCGATATCGTAATTGTACTTGTCCATGAAGTGCATCGTGCCGATGAAGAGTGCATTCCAGTGGAACTCGCGGAGCGCTTCGAAGTTCTGGCCGATTAAGGTCTTGCCGATCATCTTCCAGAATTCCGTGGTATTGCCCTGCTCTCCCTTCTTGATGGAATCGTGCATGTTTTTCACGCCTTCAAGAAGAGCCTTGTACTTGTTGATGGTCCCGCCTTTCTTGAGCGTCTCGGCCATGCGTTCGATCGATTCGAAGAACGTATCCACGTCCACCATCCGGTTCACCGGGACAACGCTGCCATTCTCCTGGATAAAAACATAGGTAGCCGCACCGCAGTGCTGGTGGGCCGTGAACCGTACCTGGGGCCGGCCCGTGTAGGCTTCGACCAGGTCCGAGAAGGGGAGGACGCAGGGAACGGGGTAGAAGTCGTCCTGTTTGAGGACGCCTGGCATCTGTGTCTCGATCTCTTTAAGGACATCGGGAATGGTGATACGGGATTTCTGGAGATCGTCGTCGCTTGCGGCGCCGGTGAATGCAACCGGCTGGAAATTCACCCCGCGGATCACGGCGATATTCTCAATGGCAAAGCGAATGATATCGCCGATTTCCTTGTCGTTCCTGCCGCGGATCACGGTCGGGACAAGCACTATACCCATACCTACTTTCTTGAAGTTCTCGATCGCTTTCAAGTGAATTTTCAGGAACGGGTTCGTTGCCGGTGTCACACCGTCGAAATGGAGGTAGACTGTGTTGAGGCCCGCATCCTTGAGCTGCTGAAGAAATTCCGGCTCCTTGGAAATCCTCACGCCGTTTGTTGCGATCTGGACCTGGGGAAAGCCCATGGCTTTTGCCGTTTTGATGATCTCGGGCAGGTCGTCCCGCATGGTAGGCTCGCCACCCGAGAACTGGACCGCCGGTGCAGGAACCGGTTTTTCGTTCCTGAGCACCTGCAGCATGCCGACCACCTGGTCAAAGCTCGGTTCGTACACAAAACCGCAGGCCCGTGCATTGGCAAAACAGAAATCGCAGTCCAGGTTGCAGCGGTTCGTCAGGTCGATA encodes:
- a CDS encoding tetraether lipid synthase Tes, producing MLIKKTRGLCPTCNSVLDAEIVEEEGKIWLKRTCPEHGTFRHLYWSDARMYHRFEEYDAVGRGIENPQNPDAPANSCPTACGLCNNHHSQTLLANIDLTNRCNLDCDFCFANARACGFVYEPSFDQVVGMLQVLRNEKPVPAPAVQFSGGEPTMRDDLPEIIKTAKAMGFPQVQIATNGVRISKEPEFLQQLKDAGLNTVYLHFDGVTPATNPFLKIHLKAIENFKKVGMGIVLVPTVIRGRNDKEIGDIIRFAIENIAVIRGVNFQPVAFTGAASDDDLQKSRITIPDVLKEIETQMPGVLKQDDFYPVPCVLPFSDLVEAYTGRPQVRFTAHQHCGAATYVFIQENGSVVPVNRMVDVDTFFESIERMAETLKKGGTINKYKALLEGVKNMHDSIKKGEQGNTTEFWKMIGKTLIGQNFEALREFHWNALFIGTMHFMDKYNYDIERVQRCCIHYATPDGKLIPFCTYNSGPVYREQVWKKFAQKPEE